The window CAGCGCACGGAGCCCATCGCAGCGCTGCGGGCGCCGGGATGCGGTGCGGCCGCGCGTGGGGCGGCCGTGCTGCCACCTCCCGGCACGGCTCCGCGCGAGCGGTGCAGCACACGCGGGGATCTGCGCCGGGCTTTGGTCGGGCTGCCCCTTCCGCCCCTCCGCCCCACCGCCACGCGGTGCCCGGTGGGCGCAGCCCCGTCCGTTTCAACCGCTTTATTCCCAGCCAAACGCCGTTCGGTGCGCGGAGAcgccgccgcccgcgccgcTCTCACAGCCGCTCCACGTGGAAGGCCTTcccgtgctgctgcagctcccgcTGGTGCTGCCGGCGCTCATCCTGCAGGAGCCCACGCAGCGCCTCCCGCCGCAGCTGCGGGGACGGCTGTGAGCCCACGGCGGCCCAACGAGGGGGGCCCGGAGCGCCCAGGGGACGCCCAGGGGGCACCCACCGCCATCAGCTCCTTGCTGGCGAGGCGCAGCTCCGCCGCCAGGCTCCAGCGCAGCGCCCCGCAGGACTTGGCCCAAATCCGCTCCAGCCGCTGCTCCCCGGCTGCCAACCCCCAGCTGCGGGGACACGGGGTGACGAGGCAAGCGTGGGGACCCCCGCTCACCCACTGAGACCCCCCCGGGACCCCCTTTCGCTCCTCTACCTCCGCACCAACTCAGCCCGGGCGCGCTCCTTCTCCAGGACCTGCGAGCAAAGCCATGAGTTGGGGACGCTCAGCCTTACGGGGTGGGGGCTGCGctctcctgccccccccccccccccccccccccacctgctCCCGCTGCACGCATGGGGTCCGGCTGCTCCCCGCCATCACGGCCAGCACCGCAgaccccactgccatcccatcACCACGGCGACAGCCCCATGGCAACGGCGGCAGAGCCGGCAGCGCACACCCAGCTGGGGGTAACTCATTTTATTAAACGGCAATTAAAAAGAGCGCCGAGGCCCACGGCAGGGCACGCTTCCCACCCCACGTGGCACACGGTGCCGGTGGGAGCGGGGGAACCCCCCTCGGCAGGGCAGACAGACGCCCCCCATAGGGCCGGGTCCGCCCCAGGTGCCCCTGAATGCTGAATGCAGAACAAACCGCGGCCCAACGCGGCTCCTCGGCGCAGCACGAGGCCGACAAACTATTTACACGCTGTCCTGGTGCCCACTGAGAGCAGCGGCGGCGATCACAGGGAAAGGAGAGCGTTCATCCTTTGGAAAGATCAGACGAGAGGCTCCGGAGCCTGAGATCCACGCAGACAGGATGGAGAGACAGCATCAGCCCCTGCTGGCCGCCACGGGAAAGAGAGGCAGGACAGAGAGCTGGCCGGGGGTCCACGTCTTTTATAAATAAGCTACAGCTGACCAAAGTTTATTCACAGGGCCGGGGCTGCCGGCCTCGAGCACCCCGCAGCATCCCAGGCAGCCAGAAGGGGCACAGCAATGCCAGAGGCTCCTGGGGAGGGAGGGCTCCTCCAGCCCTATGTCCTGTGAGAGGGACAGTGAGAGCACCACTGCTCCATCCCAGCACAaaccccccccttccccccccggGTTTGCTGTGCCCAGCACGGGGCTCTGCTCGTGGAAGGTCCCTGCTCACAGCGTGCTCTCCAACGTGTTGTAGTTGTCTTTGAAGCTCTTCAGCTCCAGGAAGTGTTTGGCACGTTTGCTCTTCTGGCTGGAAGGCAGGTAGGTGACCTGGATGGTGGCGGGGTTGGATACTTCAGGGGACAGAGTGAGGTCCTTGGCTGCTGACTGGTGCTGcctctggctgctgcctgcccgTGCCTTGGTCCTGCAGGAGAGGTGTGATgagcacgggggggggggggggaatgcaGCCTCTCCCCCGAGGAGCCGTTTGGCCGCGGGGTCGGCCCCACACAGCGCAGATccgcccccagcacagcagctctcacGTTTTGAAAACCAAGGATGCGTTCCTCTGTGCCGGGcccaggggctgtgctgagccccGGGCACAAAGGTGCAAGCAGGAACGTGGCTGCGACGCAGCACCAAGCCCCAAAACACATACAGGATAGGGAAACCCAAAGGACAGACTGACGTGAGCTCCTCACACCCCGGGCTGTTTTGATGCCTCTGTTCACACCACCAGGACGGGTTGCTGAAGCCCAAACAGTCAACACTgcaccccagcagcagcacttacaTGTTTGCCAACTCGTTCAGAGCGTCCTGGTACTTCAGATATTCCGGCTTCCCAAAGACCTTCACCCAAACAGGAGAGAGGTTGGAAAGAGGCCCGGGGCACAACgccacagccctgcccagggctgcagaaCAGAGGCAGCCCCACTCACCCCGGTGCCGTAGCGGGCGTTCTCATACCCGTCCAGCAGCGTGTCGATCAAGGCCTTGCGGATGCCTttgaaggagctgctggagttcctCAGCTCCAACAGATAGGCACAGAAGTTCTTCCCTATTAACGATTTTGGGTATCTGCCTTCTGCATGAAACGGGATTTCTGGGAAGCAAAAGGTGCAGCACAACTGAGtgaagcacacagcaaagctgaAGGTGCGTGGCTCGTTCATTAAACCTCCCCCCACTCTGCTGCCTCCAATTAACGCCTGCTGCCAATGGGAGAGTACAGCCaaccctggggggggggggtgggggggtttaATGACCGAAGGAGAGCCCAATCTCTGCCCAATGCACCCCTGTTTTGTCCCTGCACTCCTCCCTCTCTGTCCCTCACCTGACGTCCGAATGGCATCCAGCGCCTTCATCCTGTACAAGTAATTATagcagcctggaaaagagagaaaccaaaccgagggctgagcagagcacagagatACCCCCAGCTGGCCAACAGGACCAGCAAGAGCCCGGCCACGAGCCCAGCCCCACGGATGTGCCTGACAGCAGCCCCACGGATGTGCCTGACTGACAGCAGCCCCACGGATGTGCCTGACAGCAGCCCCACGGATGTGCCTGACTGACAGCAGCCCCACGGATGTGCCCGCAGTTATTGGGACGTCACCTTGtgtctccagctgcaggagcctgCTGTCATCTTCAGCCAACAGCTGGGGCTCGTATTTGATGTCCTGCACCCTCGACAGCCGGATGTCAATCTCTTCCTTTAAATCCTGCACAGCAGAACACGAGAGGACATTCAGAGCGCTCCCCTGCTCGGCAGGATCACAGGGATGACTGCAGCCCGGCGTGAAGCAGAGGGAACCCACCCCCCTTCTGCAGCCGTTTGTCCCCACGCCGGGGCGGCAGCTCCCGGCCGTGCCCCATTTGGCTGCAGGACGTGCAGGTACCGACCTTGGGCGCGTGCTGCCCCACGGGGACGTGGGGGCCGCGCCGGGACTTCATGGCGAAGCGCATGATCTGACGTTTCACAAAGATGAACAGCAGCACGAAGACCTGGGGGAGCACAGCGGGGACGGCACTCAGCACACGGAGCTGTGCCCACGGGACCCTGCCCCCCCTCCCAAAccccaccccatggccatcCCCCAATCTCCACCCCATGCGACCCCCAAAACCCCGTCCCATGGGacacccccaaacccccaccccatggccatcCCCCAATCCCCACCCCATGGgaccaccccaaaccccaccccacgggaccccccccccctaaaCTCCCACCTCAtaggacccccaaacccccatcccATGGCAACCCCCCAAACCCCCGCCACATGGGACCTCCCAAACCCCACCCCATGTTTGTCCCCCAAACCCccaccccatgggacccccccTCCCAAACCCCACCCCACGGGACCCCCAAGACTGTCCCCAAAACCTCCACCCCAAAGGatccc of the Gallus gallus isolate bGalGal1 chromosome 25, bGalGal1.mat.broiler.GRCg7b, whole genome shotgun sequence genome contains:
- the C1orf43 gene encoding protein C1orf43 homolog isoform X1, yielding MAGAGSNWLSGVNVVLVMAYGSLVFVLLFIFVKRQIMRFAMKSRRGPHVPVGQHAPKDLKEEIDIRLSRVQDIKYEPQLLAEDDSRLLQLETQGCYNYLYRMKALDAIRTSEIPFHAEGRYPKSLIGKNFCAYLLELRNSSSSFKGIRKALIDTLLDGYENARYGTGVFGKPEYLKYQDALNELANMTKARAGSSQRQHQSAAKDLTLSPEVSNPATIQVTYLPSSQKSKRAKHFLELKSFKDNYNTLESTLG
- the C1orf43 gene encoding protein C1orf43 homolog isoform 1 (isoform 1 is encoded by transcript variant 1), which translates into the protein MAGAGSNWLSGVNVVLVMAYGSLVFVLLFIFVKRQIMRFAMKSRRGPHVPVGQHAPKDLKEEIDIRLSRVQDIKYEPQLLAEDDSRLLQLETQGCYNYLYRMKALDAIRTSEIPFHAEGRYPKSLIGKNFCAYLLELRNSSSSFKGIRKALIDTLLDGYENARYGTGVFGKPEYLKYQDALNELANMTKARAGSSQRQHQSAAKDLTLSPEVSNPATIQVTYLPSSQKSKRAKHFLELKSFKDNYNTLESTL
- the C1orf43 gene encoding protein C1orf43 homolog isoform 2 (isoform 2 is encoded by transcript variant 2); this encodes MAGAGSNWLSGVNVVLVMAYGSLVFVLLFIFVKRQIMRFAMKSRRGPHVPVGQHAPKDLKEEIDIRLSRVQDIKYEPQLLAEDDSRLLQLETQGCYNYLYRMKALDAIRTSEIPFHAEGRYPKSLIGKNFCAYLLELRNSSSSFKGIRKALIDTLLDGSLGSRNI